A single region of the Podospora pseudopauciseta strain CBS 411.78 chromosome 1, whole genome shotgun sequence genome encodes:
- the DUN1 gene encoding serine/threonine protein kinase (COG:T; EggNog:ENOG503NVP1) translates to MASLSYIDMFRRLISLLLQGSTGDDAPSESFKKPRRSERLSQRTDNDLVKTPVINKQHLPSPVTHLTSEGTDEFAKEATATPSEGRVSQRRDEYMHSQVAALSSPPQDTQAFSQTHVDPNAPLSDEVEDEVKEGVWGYLLPMDTRYGGTCVVMRKRGSCPPSETVAGAVSGAKQPARKGRGALLKEQEAFDQKQKSGKGLSSGGYLIGRHPECDIQVDDPIVSNRHCLLFTEHKGNDTVVIIEDLSSNGTYVNDQLVGRNQRRELKEYDEIAVMDKARFIFRYPKNRHANAFLQQYTPIEKLGKGHFAEVYLCIEKSTGQRYAVKVFTKTPGVEERSKNEGLQQEIAMLMGVSHPNVLCLKDTFNEPNAVYLVLELAPEGELFNYIVKKQKLSESECRKLFTQLFQGVKYLHDRNIVHRDIKPENILLVDRDLHVKLADFGLAKIIGEESFTTTLCGTPSYVAPEILADTRNRKYTKAVDIWSLGVVLYICLCGFPPFSDELTSATFPYSLSEQIRKGKFDYPSPYWDPVGDPALDLIDSMLVVNPEKRFTVDQCLAHPWMTMKTPGVNDSTNGLVSGIQGLDVTRRGVQRERTLLASINIVQVVNQIPGGDKPDVKVYTKNPETTPKKEPRPDDARDPDEFSQLGGKGDQVLFGDDGDSRYSVNDITNKSKAKGKANGAK, encoded by the exons ATGGCGTCACTGTCATACATCGACATGTTCCGCCGATTaatctctcttctccttcaggGCTCTACGGGCGACGATGCTCCCTCTGAATCATTCAAGAAGCCCCGCCGGTCCGAGCGACTCTCGCAGCGCACCGACAACGACCTGGTCAAGACACCAGTCATCAACAAACAGCATCTTCCATCACCCGTGACACATTTGACGAGCGAAGGAACCGATGAGTTTGCCAAGGAAGCCACGGCGACACCTTCAGAGGGCCGCGTCTCCCAGCGTCGCGATGAGTACATGCATTCTCAAGTGGCGGCCCTCAGTTCTCCTCCCCAGGACACGCAAGCGTTCAGTCAGACACACGTAGACCCCAACGCACCGCTCTCCGATGAGGTGGAAGATGAGGTAAAGGAAGGGGTCTGGGGATACCTACTTCCTATGGACACCCGTTACGGAGGCACAtgtgtggtgatgaggaagagagggtCTTGCCCTCCTTCTGAAACCGTGGCCGGCGCCGTCTCCGGTGCAAAACAGCCTGCTAGAAAGGGCAGGGGGGCTCTTCTCAAAGAGCAGGAGGCTTTCGATCAGAAGCAGAAGTCAGGGAAAGGGCTCTCCTCTGGCGGTTATCTCATTGGGAGACACCCCGAATGCG ACATCCAAGTTGATGATCCGATAGTTTCGAACCGTCATTGTCTTTTGTTTACAGAACACAAGGGAAACGACACAGTTGTGATTATCGAGGATCTTTCCAGCAATGGCACATACGTCAACGATCAGCTCGTTGGGCGGAACCAACGGCGTGAGCTGAAGGAGTATGACGAAATTGCTGTCATGGACAAGGCCAGGTTCATTTTCCGGTATCCCAAAAACCGACATGCCAATGCCTTCTTACAGCAATACACGCCCATCGAGAAGCTGGGAAAGGGCCATTTTGCCGAAGTATATCTCTGCATTGAGAAATCCACAGGGCAGCGCTATGCTGTCAAAGTCTTCACCAAGACACCAGGGGTGGAAGAGCGATCGAAAAACGAAGGCCTCCAGCAAGAAATTGCGATGCTCATGGGTGTTAGCCACCCGAATGTTCTATGCCTCAAGGACACCTTCAACGAACCCAATGCCGTCTATTTGGTGCTGGAGCTTGCGCCGGAAGGAGAGCTGTTCAACTACATTGTGAAGAAGCAGAAACTGAGCGAGTCTGAATGCCGGAAGCTGTTCACCCAATTGTTTCAGGGTGTCAAGTATTTGCACGATCGGAACATTGTGCACAGAGACATCAAGCCAGAGAACATTCTTTTGGTGGACCGTGACTTGCACGTCAAGTTGGCAGATTTTGGGTTGGCCAAGATCATCGGAGAGGAATCTTTCACGACAACACTCTGTGGGACGCCCAGCTATGTGGCACCAGAGATCCTAGCAGATACCCGGAACCGCAAGTACACCAAGGCTGTTGACATCTGGTCACTAGGTGTGGTGCTTTATATCTGCCTGTGCGGCTTCCCCCCATTTTCGGACGAACTCACCAGTGCTACATTCCCATACTCGCTGTCTGAGCAGATCAGGAAAGGGAAATTCGACTACCCATCACCCTACTGGGACCCAGTTGGTGATCCTGCTT TGGATCTCATCGACTCCATGCTAGTCGTCAACCCAGAGAAGCGTTTCACAGTAGATCAGTGCCTGGCTCATCCCTGGATGACAATGAAGACACCTGGTGTCAACGACAGTACTAATGGTCTTGTCAGCGGCATCCAGGGCTTGGATGTTACGCGCCGCGGTGTCCAGAGAGAGCGGACATTGTTAGCCTCGATTAACATTGTTCAAGTTGTCAACCAGATCCCAGGGGGCGACAAGCCCGACGTCAAGGTCTATACCAAGAACCCAGAAACCACACCCAAGAAGGAGCCCAGACCAGACGATGCCAGAGACCCGGATGAGTTTTCCCAACTAGGAGGAAAGGGCGACCAAGTGCTTTTTGGGGATGACGGTGATAGCCGGTATTCCGTGAATGATATTACCAACAAATCGAAGGCGAAGGGGAAGGCTAACGGGGCAAAGTAA
- the AGE1 gene encoding GTPase activating protein (EggNog:ENOG503Q39B; COG:T): MGNVSSSPEEGASLYLRDQNRLSISSVVITSPRKRTSINIVPNAYPATRISAMRPSGDNGPVDFVLDPESISSAAGPAFLLKLNNEDDLVFTFTFVLRRSQQLVRSPSGSADTVAPVDTNIQGLTFVYAPTAREVENLVTREFHADPNLHKNPNVELVGTYSTEGSPSVTFDWTWKWKPPKHNEDKGGGWRNSCTFVEYDQRAHRLEPLAIFSFYVANTSPYLSQPSSPIPPILLSAPPKVRVVSSQSVEARISPVPELEELVSPLTISHEPLPAPSPAPTQQKEQIKVDCPRPGEDMSVSDDGPVFRATMKALEQKTGNMRSQMKRLIKKAENVHAAQLEANDAFAAFMEALKDVSSTNANAVKPAIEHYFDKIAREILSYERQNTANIQRIVIEPMSKLYQIDIKQAESKKRDFEEESKDFYAYVSRYLGQRHDSVKAKQSDTKYQTKRKNFELKRFDYSSFMQDLSGGRKEQEILSHLTKYADAQARCFLNTSKKIEDLLPQLEALSTEVLEADKEYQYQRREREEKRRLLEKSNLNYNEPDIQPPLTSAGPREGGAPNGNPVNSDSELGRANSTGSQLKPASSGNMGASPADLTRSPGSLTQHVVGSPQQNAKFKGIRDLEERDPGHIAQLEKETSNRKEGLLWALNRPGGHVDPRNLNKQGWHKFWIVLDQGKLSEYSNWKQRLDLHMDPIDLRLASVREARNAERRFCFEVITPHFKRVYQATSEEDMNSWIMAINNALQSAVEGRSFKDRPPSTAPGDSSFSGMDFGSMFVGKSPSLSHGNHHNSGGIPTRRTTVGARPATARSSSFEERPDRLLQLLRDNDQGNSWCADCGSSNKVEWVSLNLAIIVCIECSGIHRSLGTHISKIRSLTLDTTSFTPDIIELLFLVGNRVSNMVFEAKLDPAMKLTAQATREQRLKFITSKYVDRAFVEPISTTLSRFATADETLLAAIKRNEIQQVIYALALKANPNVTDKSRGTHAVYLALAAADPAPMSPPVTPGPSPTVDKLIPFPIAELLVQNGAEIPAEMPQIPLSHAAQGYIELKRGRKAAIEASGAGGAGGGSYDGVGSLPAGSTLNAGDKLQREREARLQKRVSAGGRLAKSPIPER, from the exons ATGGGCAACGTCAGCAGCTCTCCCGAAGAGGGCGCATCGCTCTATCTTAGAGACCAGAACAGAT TATCTATTTCTTCAGTCGTAATAACTAGCCCCAGAAAACGCACTTCAATAAACATAGTCCCGAATGCATATCCTGCGACCAGAATATCCGCAATGCGGCCGTCTGGCGACAATGGTCCTGTCGATTTTGTCCTG GACCCAGAATCGATCAGCTCTGCAGCCGGTCCGGCCTTCTTGTTGAAGCTCAACAACGAAGACGACCTCGtcttcaccttcaccttCGTCCTCCGCAGATCGCAGCAGCTCGTTCGAAGTCCCTCAGGAAGTGCTGATACCGTAGCTCCTGTCGATACAAATATCCAAGGGCTTACCTTTGTGTATGCTCCAACGGCCCGCGAAGTTGAGAACTTGGTTACTCGAGAATTCCACGCCGATCCAAACCTGCACAAGAACCCCAATGTCGAGCTTGTCGGAACATATTCAACAGAGGGAAGTCCCTCGGTAACATTTGACTGGACTTGGAAATGGAAGCCACCAAAGCACAACGAGGATAAAGGAGGCGGTTGGCGAAACTCATGCACT TTTGTCGAGTACGACCAGCGCGCACACCGACTGGAACCCCTGGCTATATTTTCTTTCTATGTGGCCA ACACATCGCCTTACCTGAGCCAACCAAGCTCCCCAATACCACCCATTCTGCTGAGCGCTCCACCAAAGGTCCGCGTAGTGTCTTCACAATCGGTCGAAGCTCGAATCAGTCCAGTGCCGGAGCTCGAAGAGCTAGTCTCTCCACTCACCATATCTCATGAACCGTTGCCTGCGCCTTCTCCGGCACCAACCCAACAAAAGGAGCAAATCAAGGTCGACTGCCCACGCCCCGGTGAGGATATGTCAGTTTCCGATGATGGTCCCGTTTTCCGAGCAACCATGAAGGCTCTCGAGCAAAAGACAGGCAATATGCGATCACAGATGAAGCGTTtgatcaagaaggccgaAAATGTCCATGCTGCGCAACTGGAGGCCAACGATGCATTTGCGGCTTTCATGGAAGCCTTGAAAGACGTGTCCTCAACCAACGCAAACGCCGTCAAGCCAGCCATTGAGCACTACTTTGACAAGATCGCCCGCGAGATTTTATCATATGAGCGGCAGAACACGGCGAATATACAAAGGATTGTCATTGAACCGATGAGCAAGTTATACCAGATCGACATCAAACAGGCCGAATCCAAGAAGCGGGATTTCGAAGAGGAAAGTAAAGACTTTTACGCCTATGTCAGCCGCTACCTCGGCCAGAGACACGATTCCGTCAAGGCGAAACAGAGCGACACCAAGTACCAGACCAAACGGAAGAATTTCGAACTAAAACGTTTTGACTATTCCTCGTTTATGCAGGATCTATCTGGCGGGCGCAAGGAACAGGAAATTCTTTCGCATCTTACCAAATATGCCGATGCCCAGGCCAGGTGCTTTCTCAACACTTCAAAGAAGATTGAAGACTTACTGCCACAGCTCGAAGCACTATCCACCGAAGTTTTGGAGGCGGATAAGGAGTATCAGTATCAGCGCCGGGAAcgcgaggagaagagaagactGCTCGAGAAGAGCAATCTTAACTACAATGAACCAGACATTCAACCTCCGCTCACCTCGGCCGGGCCGCGAGAGGGGGGTGCTCCCAATGGAAACCCAGTCAATTCTGACTCTGAGCTTGGTCGTGCGAATAGTACCGGCTCCCAGCTCAAACCAGCCTCGTCAGGAAACATGGGTGCCTCTCCTGCGGACCTGACGAGGTCTCCTGGGAGCCTGACGCAACATGTCGTGGGTAGCCCCCAACAAAATGCTAAATTCAAGGGAATCCGCGACCTTGAGGAACGCGACCCTGGGCACATAGCGCAGCTTGAAAAGGAGACCTCCAACCGCAAAGAAGGCCTCCTGTGGGCCTTGAACAGGCCAGGTGGACATGTAGATCCACGAAATCTCAACAAGCAGGGCTGGCACAA ATTCTGGATTGTCCTGGACCAAGGCAAGTTGTCCGAGTATAGCAACTGGAAACAGAGGCTTGACCTCCACATGGATCCGATCGATTTGCGTCTGGCATCAGTACGAGAGGCAAGGAATGCGGAACGCCGGTTCTGCTTCGAAGTCATCACGCCACATTTCAAGCGCGTTTATCAAGCAACATCTGAAGAAGATATGAATAGTTGGATCATGGCTATCAATAATGCATTACAGAGCGCTGTTGAAGGTCGCTCTTTTAAGGACAGACCGCCATCAACAGCCCCCGGCGACTCAAGCTTCAGTGGTATGGACTTTGGCTCGATGTTTGTTGGCAAAAGTCCGTCCCTCTCGCACGGCAACCATCACAACTCTGGGGGGATCCCAACCCGGCGCACGACTGTCGGCGCCCGCCCAGCGACGGcgcgcagcagcagctttgAGGAACGGCCAGACAGGCTCCTCCAGCTACTCCGGGACAACGATCAGGGCAACTCGTGGTGTGCCGACTGTGGTTCGAGCAACAAGGTCGAATGGGTCTCGCTCAACCTGGCAATCATTGTTTGCATCGAGTGCAGCGGCATCCACCGGTCCCTCGGGACGCACATCAGCAAGATTCgatccctcaccctcgacACCACCTCGTTCACGCCCGACATTATCGAGCTGCTGTTTCTTGTAGGCAACAGGGTGTCCAACATGGTGTTTGAAGCCAAGCTGGACCCTGCCATGAAACTCACCGCCCAGGCGACCCGTGAGCAAAGACTCAAGTTCATCACGTCAAAATACGTCGACAGGGCGTTTGTCGAGCCCATTTCCACCACGCTGTCACGCTTCGCCACGGCAGATGAGACGCTCTTGGCTGCGATCAAGAGGAACGAAATCCAGCAGGTCATTTACGCCCTTGCCCTCAAGGCTAACCCGAACGTCACGGACAAGTCCCGCGGCACGCACGCGGTGTATCTGGCGTTGGCGGCGGCTGACCCAGCGCCAATGTCGCCGCCTGTCACGCCTGGTCCGTCACCGACGGTGGACAAGCTtatccccttccccatcgcGGAGCTGCTTGTGCAGAACGGGGCCGAGATTCCGGCGGAGATGCCCCAGATTCCGCTGAGCCATGCTGCGCAGGGGTATATTGAgctgaagagggggaggaaggcggcGATTGAGGCTTCGGGGgcaggaggggcaggagggGGGTCGTatgatggggttggttcCTTGCCGGCGGGGTCGACGTTGAACGCGGGGGATAAGCTGcaaagggagagggaggcgaggctGCAGAAGAGGGTAAGCGCGGGGGGGAGATTGGCGAAGAGCCCGATCCCGGAACGATAG
- a CDS encoding hypothetical protein (COG:S; BUSCO:EOG092608WU; EggNog:ENOG503NX6B) produces the protein MSHASRASYSQTNRRVGSLGRAPSRARAPTISYDDAYSFALRIAFLNYLLQPRKKRKEYVNTPKPPPRAHTSSMSELMKDLTGSASIKLPHAFRQFLERRMSGVLQGIERLPGFSDAAVKRTFAEAYTAFTAKDFQKSIDKDRKVEPLVLIFYSAATKAQGRGKAPDDHSWKYMVDRHLAMFIRLLSSILKDLGSEKSDLIARLNTLEKKLMTNDQNLYLDTGQEEHKYVEKDIPLTYEVKDMLMVQTVAKIFGVTNSQVQSDIDRNMSSWTEDNALKDFKGYQFRLSAGMAGTLRKSDFDVNEAFEEWRRQEGPHLAKIFSELLSVRPDLKGGSGAGNDNVLSARPTSMYEDQAYADLGRMLSNNDPGSPVTGFDPSFSFGSLSLEDTSSIRSVDEPSYTFIPQDPRAVYKIITQYVLSYDEMHAADPSSPLNEESNDLLVELAVRWRIPQFTRHVVLIEVATRKFLDTEITAEQLYTYLDFVKEPQPEPKKVPPIYLFTSSLSEIESSKWTMVDFAGYQQALRDLHEALLRELYTLLCQCYAPKPPSVGVVMALLMNHIYNDPAFSQRPEDEAEFSQQLENGLREAAGDAYRGFLDVHIPRNQQEWDFANVVNLGKAVVGLAEKIKKRYRKNPEVMGVSPFKVLVETTFPSFEEDTHEIIKRVLDMAKQQNVEIDLQDGFDLYKELVEIRKIHLESLPDKPFAFHIESLLEGFVWRWIQNAEEKMTQFVESAIKQDQFKVRVRHEGDIPTDEERHSHSIIDTFTLFNQTVDQVYQLGWNDEVHLARFMTSLAKAFAAGIGRYCEIVELQFAREMDRQSAQEAARERTAQEKFFQYAKEAWNTKERVEPFQFYPESFVKFNNIEYAMQALDKLEKLMNVDRCAEVLDEVDGPKQMVKRPAHYVFTIKIVEGEDLKACDPNGTSDPYVVLCDEYQKRLAKTRVIPRTLNPRWDESVDITVSGALNVIATIWDHDMFGEHDFVGRTSLKLDPVHFGDYLPREFWLDLDTQGRILFRVTMEGERDDIQFHFGKAFRHLKRTERDMVRKVTSKLTMHINASLSHEALRNLLSKGIAASMASLWKKKQASAPPVTAAEIENALQPLFTYFDENFAIMKQTLTDATMMAVMTRLWKEVLLAIENLLVPPLSDKPSNQKPLTQTEMDVVYRWLELLFNFFNVRDPETGEVLGVPADVLKSPKWHELASLNFFYFDSTENLIRTSERMVAANMERAKLQAQQAHPALPNRLSAPASLGGNHLSVANAGFGSLGTIRRGKSIMMSRNLGTMRKAKEEKRKEMQADPSDDMIMRILRMRPEAVNYLKERQRQKERMAARQQAANIVRQSVHQGWNNGPAFGGALYGRNNLPQR, from the exons atgtcgCACGCCTCGCGAGCCTCGTACTCCCAAACCAACCGCCGGGTTGGCAGCCTCGGTCGAGCACCGTCGAGAGCCCGCGCGCCGACAATCAGCTACGACGATGCGTACTCCTTCGCCCTGCGCATCGCCTTTTTGAACTACCTCCTCCAGCCGcgcaagaagagaaaggaatATGTCAACAcgccgaagccgccgccgagggcgCATACCTCGAGCATGTCGGAGCTGATGAAGGACTTGACCGGGTCGGCCTCTATCAAGCTCCCCCACGCGTTCCGCCAGTTTCTGGAGAGACGGATGTCCGGTGTGCTGCAGGGGATCGAGAGGCTGCCCGGCTTCAGCGATGCTGCTGTCAAGAGAACCTTTGCGGAGGCGTACACTGCCTTCACCGCCAAGGACTTTCAGAAGTCGATTGACAAGGATCGGAAAGTTGAGCCTCTGGTGCTGATCTTTTACTCGGCCGCGACCAAGGCCCAAGGGCGTGGAAAGGCCCCGGATGATCATTCTTGGAAATACATGGTGGACAGGCATCTGGCCATGTTTATTAGGTTGCTGAGCAGTATCCTCAAGGACCTGGGGAGTGAGAAGTCGGACCTTATTGCACGCCTGAATacgctggagaagaagctgatgACGAATGACCAAAACTTGTATTTGGATActgggcaggaggagcaCAAGTATGTGGAAAAGGATATACCGCTGACCTACGAGGTCAAGGACATGTTGATGGTCCAGACGGTTGCCAAGATATTCGGGGTGACCAATTCCCAGGTACAGAGTGACATTGACAGGAATATGTCGAGCTGGACCGAGGACAATGCTTTGAAGGATTTCAAGGGGTACCAATTCAGGCTCTCGGCAGGAATGGCGGGGACGCTGCGGAAGTCGGATTTCGATGTGAACGAGGCCTTTGAAGAATGGAGGCGGCAGGAAGGCCCCCATTTGGCAAAGATTTTTTCCGAGCTCTTGAGCGTTCGACCGGATTTGAAAGGAGGGTCTGGTGCTGGGAACGACAATGTGCTCTCGGCGCGTCCAACGTCCATGTATGAAGATCAGGCCTATGCGGACCTGGGGAGGATGCTGTCCAACAATGATCCCGGATCTCCTGTTACTGGCTTCGACCCGTCATTTAGCTTTGGGTCGCTCTCGCTTGAGGATACGAGCAGCATACGGAGCGTGGATGAGCCAAGTTATACTTTCATCCCGCAGGATCCCCGTGCTGTCTACAAGATCATCACTCAGTATGTTTTATCCTACGATGAGATGCACGCTGCGGATCCTTCCTCACCGCTGAACGAGGAATCCAACGATCTTCTCGTAGAACTGGCGGTTCGATGGCGGATTCCACAATTCACCCGCCATGTGGTTCTCATTGAGGTTGCGACTCGCAAGTTTCTCGATACGGAGATCACTGCGGAGCAGCTGTACACTTATCTGGACTTTGTCAAGGAACCCCAACCGGAGCCGAAGAAGGTGCCTCCTATCTATCTGTTTACCTCGAGCCTCAGTGAGATTGAGTCCAGCAAGTGGACGATGGTCGATTTTGCGGGCTACCAACAGGCACTGCGAGATCTACACGAGGCCCTCCTGCGGGAGCTTTACACTCTCTTGTGCCAGTGCTACgcccccaaacctccctctGTCGGTGTCGTAATGGCCTTGCTCATGAACCACATCTACAACGATCCTGCCTTCTCCCAACGGCCGGAGGACGAGGCAGAGTTTTCTCAACAGCTCGAAAACGGCCTGCGCGAAGCGGCGGGTGATGCGTACAGGGGGTTCTTGGATGTGCACATCCCTCGGAACCAGCAAGAGTGGGACTTTGCCAACGTGGTCAACCTCGGAAAGGCCGTGGTCGGGCTGGCagagaagatcaagaagcgGTACCGCAAGAACCCGGAAGTGATGGGCGTCAGCCCGTTCAAGGTCCTCGTCGAGACCACGTTCCCCAGTTTCGAGGAGGACACGCACGAGATCATCAAGCGGGTGCTGGACATGGCGAAGCAGCAGAACGTCGAGATTGACCTGCAGGACGGGTTCGACTTGTACAAGGAGCTGGTCGAGATCCGAAAGATTCATCTCGAGTCGCTGCCTGACAAGCCTTTTGCGTTTCACATTGAGAGCTTGCTGGAAGGGTTTGTGTGGAGGTGGATTCAGAATGCGGAGGAAAAGATGACGCAGTTTGTCGAGTCGGCTATCAAGCAGGATCAGTTCAAGGTTAGGGTGAGACATGAGGGGGATATCCCGACTGATGAGGAGAGGCACAGTCATTCGATCATTGACACTTTTACGCTGTTTAACCAGACGGTCGATCAGGTTTATCAACTGGGGTGGAACGATGAGGTGCATTTGGCGAGGTTTATGACGAGTTTGGCCAAGGCATTTGCGGCGGGGATTGGGAGGTATTGTGAGATTGTTGAGCTGCAGTTTGCGAGGGAGATGGATAGGCAGAGCGCGCAGGAGGCGGCCAGGGAGAGGACGGCGCAGGAGAAGTTTTTTCAGTATGCGAAGGAGGCGTGGAATACGAAGGAGAGAGTTGAGCCTTTTCAGTTTTATCCCGAG TCTTTTGTCAAGTTCAACAATATCGAGTATGCCATGCAGGCGCTCGATaagctggagaagctgaTGAATGTTGATCGCTGCGCGGAGGTGCTGGATGAGGTTGACGGTCCTAAGCAGATGGTCAAGCGGCCGGCTCACTACGTGTTTACGATTAAGATCGTCGAGGGTGAGGACCTGAAGGCGTGCGACCCGAACGGGACTAGTGATCCGTATGTGGTGCTTTGTGATGAGTATCAGAAGCGTCTGGCGAAGACGAGGGTGATTCCCCGGACGCTGAACCCGCGGTGGGACGAGTCGGTTGACATCACTGTGTCGGGGGCGCTGAACGTCATTGCCACTATTTGGGACCATGACATGTTTGGCGAGCACGACTTTGTGGGCCGGACGTCGCTTAAGCTGGACCCGGTACACTTTGGTGATTACTTGCCGAGGGAGTTCTGGCTGGATCTTGATACCCAGGGGAGGATCTTGTTTAGGGTGACGATGGAAGGTGAGCGTGATGATATCCAGTTTCACTTTGGGAAGGCGTTTAGGCATCTGAAGAGGACGGAGAGAGATATGGTGCGGAAGGTCACGAGCAAG CTTACCATGCATATTAACGCTTCGCTGTCTCATGAAGCGTTACGGAACCTCTTGAGCAAGGGAATTGCCGCTTCCATGGCCAGTctttggaagaagaagcaagcTAGCGCGCCACCAGTAACGGCAGCTGAGATCGAAAATGCTCTCCAGCCGCTCTTCACCTACTTTGACGAGAACTTTGCCATCATGAAGCAAACACTGACGGATGCCACCATGATGGCGGTCATGACACGACTGTGGAAGGAAGTGTTGCTTGCCATTGAGAACCTGCTGGTGCCTCCACTGTCGGACAAGCCCTCGAACCAAAAGCCCCTCACTCAGACCGAGATGGACGTCGTCTACAGATGGCTCGAACTCCTGTTCAACTTTTTCAACGTCAGGGATCCCGAAACGGGCGAAGTATTGGGAGTACCGGCCGATGTTCTCAAGTCGCCTAAGTGGCACGAACTGGCATCGCTCAACTTCTTTTACTTTGACTCGACAGAGAATCTGATCAGGACTTCGGAGCGGATGGTGGCGGCTAATATGGAGCGGGCTAAGCTCCAAGCGCAGCAAGCTCACCCCGCCCTGCCGAATCGTCTTTCGGCCCCGGCGTCTCTGGGAGGAAACCATCTCAGTGTGGCCAATGCAGGCTTTGGCAGTTTGGGCACGATCAGGCGCGGCAAGAGTATCATGATGAGCCGCAACCTGGGGACGATGCGCAAAGCCAAAGAGGAGAAGCGGAAGGAGATGCAGGCGGATCCGAGCGATGATATGATCATGAGGATCCTGAGGATGAGGCCCGAGGCGGTCAACTACCTCAAGGAGCGCCAGAGGCAAAAGGAGCGGATGGCGGCGAGGCAGCAGGCGGCGAATATTGTGCGGCAGAGCGTGCACCAGGGGTGGAATAATGGGCCAGCGTTTGGAGGAGCCTTGTATGGGAGGAATAATTTGCCGCAgcgatga